In Amblyraja radiata isolate CabotCenter1 chromosome 15, sAmbRad1.1.pri, whole genome shotgun sequence, the genomic window tatcactctatgactctatgctggtGTGTTGCTTCATCCAGGGTCACATATTGCTGGCATAACTGGGTTTACGATTGTGAAGGGTTTTCATTGTTCACACAGATATCGACGAATGTAATTCCTCACCCTGTCATGTTAATGCAACCTGTCTCAACACAAATGGTTCCTACGACTGTACCTGCAACTCAGGGTTTCAGGAACCAGCCAGATCTGCCGGCAAACGTAAAGGGCTGATGTGTGAAGGTAAGGACTTCATGTCAGCAAGAAGGCATGTCAgcaatgcggcacggtggcacagcggtagagctgctgccatcccgactacgggtgctgtctgtacgcagtttgtacgttctccccatgacctgcatgggttttctccaagatctccggtttccatccacactcaaacgaagtcaggtttgtaggttaattggcttgataaatgtaaaaattgtccctcgtgtgcaggttagtgttcatgtgcggggatcgctggtcggcgctggtgggccaaagggtctgctttcccgttgtatctctaaactaaactaaactgcgaaTAAATCCCCAGCTACTGTTTGTGATGGTCACTCCTACAGGCAGATTCCTGTAATTCTAGATAATCCCCGGGCACTGCTCAGACAGAATCTCACTGAGAATCATCGTGGCGCAGTATTGGGGTCAAACATTGCTAtttgttttgttcagattgaagaTTTGGTCAATGATTGTAAATACCTTGGAGACTGGGAAGTGAAGCGGTCCTGAGTAATTTCTAATCATAAACCAGTGGACAAGACATTTGCAACCTCCACCAGCAGTGACATCTGATGCTCAGAGAATCCTGTCAACATCCCACCATGACACCTTCCACGCCCCGCCCATTGTTCTTCTTTGTCTATTCAGCATGTTGGTGTCGTTTTTACCAGGCATGTTCCTGTCTCTGGGCCTTGTCGCCAAGGACAGTGTTCAATGCCCATCCCTACTTGCTCTTGAAGTTGATGGCGAGCTGCCTTCTTAAACTGCTGCAGACCATCTCGCGAGGTTGCTCCCGCAGTGGTGCTGGGGAGGGAGTTTCAGGAGTTCGATCCAGTACTGAGGAGGGAACAGCAAAATATTTCCACCTCAGGCCTTGGAGGGGCATCTGTTCCCCCTCCATTTGTTCACCCATGgacggggccttgaaccctccacaATGGCTGCTacagatggcccgatgtacaagccctcttgttggggtgatcgaaactccgtcGTCCGGACGGATCAGAACACACTCGGAGTTCACAGGTTTGGAAGGTGCTGGTGAGGTGGTCTTGGAGAGCGACAGGTGACTTCCATGGGGCATTTTAAAGCTAAACTCACTGGTGGTTGGGTCACAAGCAGGCCAGAGTACCCTTCTTGGATGGCATAAGGGAACCAGGTGGGTTTAATGATAACTTGTTCATTTTGTGAGCACCGTTTACTAAATGCCAACTGCTCCGGTGGAATTGGAATTTGCTTCTGTACATTGCACTCATATTGGAATCCTCTGTGTCCGTGTTATTGTGAAGGATTTTCTCTGTTCATGCAGATGTCGAGGAGTGTGTCTACTATCCATGTGAGCGACACATGACCTGTACCAACACGGTGGGTTCCTACCTGTGCAACTGCAACGCAGGGTTCCAATTACCTCCTGCGGACAGTGCAGGAACGGATTGTGTAGGTAAGAACTTTACGTCCCCATGAAATGGAGAATAAATCTCAGATCGGGGTTGAGGGTGTTAATCCTCCAGGACTGCCCTGCAGATTCCTGGAATTAAAGAAcagatttccctttcccctgaatctcagtcttaaaaaggactcgacccaaaacgccatccattccttctctcctgagacgctgtctgtcctgctgagttactctagtattttgtgtctatcagcagtgtaaaccagcatctgctgttctttcctgcaCTTATCATCCCGCAGATACCCAAAACTAAAGATCAATCGCACGGCCACATCCATCAACAAATCCCACGGGCAAACCGGGGGGTGAAAAATGTTAGCGGTTTTCTTTTATTCCTTTTCACACATCTGATCATTGATTCTGAACATTTCAGAAACTGTTGAATGTGTTTATGGAGCTGGCAGGTCCCTTGGAAACTGGAGATGGTGAAATGTATCATCCAGGGACATGTCTGAACGGGTTGATACATCTGGCCGTCGACATTGCTATTCCTCTCCTGgatccccattcccacacagtcCAACATTATCCGCTCAGTGAAGGGGCTGGCCAATGCATGGCCCCAACAGAGTTACTGCTCAACCTGTCCACTCTTACCGACAGACAGTTTCCCATCCAATGGAATCGAGGACAATTAGCTTCTGGCTTGTCCAAGGCCATTTGGTTCCTCAATTCCATTTGATCCAGGAAGATCTATTCCTTAACTCCATCCATCTGTCTTCATTCCTCAACCCTTCATGCCCTTCTCAAGAAAAGCCGCTTGATCCTCTGTTCCAACGAGTGTCTGCTCTGTGTTTATGTTACATCCAGGGTCACAGAGTGCTCATGCAACAGGGAGCCAACTGGGTTTAGCACTGTGAATGGTTTTCATTGTTCCCACAGATATCGATGAATGCAAATCCTCACCCTGTGTTGATAAGGCAACTTGTACCAACACCGAGGGCTCCTATGAGTGCAAATGCAGCGCTGGGTTTCAGGAATTGTCTGGCAACAGTGGAGAGATGATATGTGCAGGTGAggactttagggcctgtcccatttggccgtcatttacacgacaggctGATAGTGACGGAACGAACATCATCATGCGACTTCAAATATTTTTTCTGTTCTGCAAGTAGAGTCAACGTATTGACATCATTTGTTAAGTGAaacattgataaaattattgtttgctggaaaaattcatttatttttaaactttgtgAATTATTTCCAACAAACACAAATTTCTATTCCATTATAGCAGTTTGACGGTTTGAGCACAACTTAAGAATTAGTTTGcaaattttaattttagatggtgttagtaaaattgttggtggttatttaaaaaaagaactaaTTTGGTTACTAGTGTTCGTTTAGGATATAAAATCTGCAATCCTTACCTGGATGTTAACTTTTGAAACATCCATTGGTTAAGCACGGTGACGTagtcatgcgtcaccacgcgctgCACGTACGAGGTCAGGACACCTGCGTGCGACCGCAATACGCCCTCGTGcatacgcgatacgtcacgccagaggcgcgcaaagattttgtttccTACAATATccaggagcgccgcgcgataccgcccgtaactccatacccctccgagcTTCTCCATGCAACCGTCCGGCGCGGCACACACGCTACCCGTGTGGCTTAACGCAACGACAAGGTCGCGTAAATGGTGCGCAAATgggccaagtgcgacaggcccttttatGTCTGCATCAAACAGAGAATAAATCCCAAGATTCAGCAGCTCATCCCCCCACAGAGGCTGGCGAGACAGAGTCAATGTCTCAGGTCAAACGCCATTCATGAGGACGGGAAATTAAGCAATGGGtgaatgaggagagagagagtaacacggagagaaaagagagagagagaatgcaacggggagagaaaaaagagagagaaagagaatgcaacggggagagcagagagagagagagagagggaaaatgcGACAGGCAgagaagagagtgagagagagagagaatgtgacaggggagaagagagagagagagaatgtgacaggggagaagagagagagagagagaatgcgccAGGgaaagagagctagagagagaggaaaagagatGGAAAGAGTGAAACCGAAAGAGAAGGACCCagggagatggagacagagaaagagaaagagagagagacacaattAGAGAACTGTAGGAGAGGCAGTGAAATACTTGCTGGATATCTGACTATTGAAAATTCCATTTGATCCAGGAAGATCTGTTCCTTAACTCCATCCACCTGCCTTTCTCCCTCAACCTTTCACTTAATCGTTTGTTCCAACGAGAGTCTGCTCTGTGTTTGTGACACACGCTGGTGTGTTGCTGCATCCAGACaacagacattagacaataggtgcaggtgtaggccgttcggcccctcgacccagcaccgctattcactgtgatcatggctgatagtacagaatcagtaccccgttcctgccttctcaccatatcccttgactccgctatctttaagagctctatcaaactctctcttgaaagcatccagagaattggcctgaggcagagaattccacagattcaaaaccctctgtgtgaaaaatgtttttcctcatctccattctaaatggcttaccccttatttttaaactgtggctcctggttctggactccccccaacatcgggaacatgtttcctgcctcataacccttaataatcttatatgtctcaataagatctcctctcatccttctaaattccagagtatacaagcccagccgctccattctatcaacatagttACAGAGTGCAACAGGGAGCAAACGGTGTTACTATTGTGAAGGATTTTCACTGTTCCCACAGATATTGACGAATGCAAATCCTCACCCTGTGGCAAAAACACGTTTTGCGACAACACGCCGGGTTCGTACCAGTGCAACTGCATCGCAGGGTTTCATGCATCAGCTGCAACCACCGGCATCGGTGCAGAGGATTGTGAAGGTCGGgacgttttgtttagtttaaagatacagcgcggaaacaggcctttcggcacacCCAGattgtccccgcacactaacattgtcctacaaacactagggaatgttcacaattatacaaagccaattaacctataaacagcaccggtagtcaggatcaaacccgagtccctggcgctgtaaggcagtattcCCTGTATAAGCAAGAAACAGGGAATAAATCGGCATCATCTGTTACGATTGTCAATCCTACAGGAATGACCGGCAGATTCCTGGAATTTGAGAATGAACTCCTCTGAACAAACCTCACTGAGCATCATTGTGGGGTGGTGCTGGGGGTCAAACATTGGCTTTTTTATTTGTTCCTTGTGACAGATTTGGTCGACTATTCTGAATCATGTTGAGACTGGGGAATGAATATATTACCCAGGTTGGTCCCTTGAAAACAGGGGACCATGTGATGTATCGCCCAGCAACTGGTCTGACCAGCTCCAACTGGCTAGATCATTAGAAAatcagaggtgcaggagtaggccattcagcctttcgagccagcaccgcctttcaatatgatcatggctgatcttccaatatcagtaccccgttcctgctttttccccatatcctttgattacaATTCCACTTCCCGatccccagtattttgtgtctatcagcagtgtaaaccagcatctgcagctctttcctgcaCTTATCATCCCGCAGATACCCAAAACTAAAGATCAATCGCACGGCCACATCCATCAACAAATCCCACGGGCAAACCGGGGGGTGAAAAATGTTAGCGGTTTTCTTTTATTCCTTTTCACACATCTGATCATTGATTCTGAACATTTCAGAAACTGTTGAATGTGTTTATTGAGCTGGCAGGTCCCTTGGAAACTGGAGATGGTGAAATGCCTCATCCAGGGACATGTCTGAACGGGTTGATACGTCTGGCCGTCGACATTGCTATTCCTCTCCTGgatccccattcccacacagtcCAACATTATCCACTCAGTGAAGGGGCTGGCCAATGCATGGCCCCAACAGAGTTACTGCTCAACCTGTCCTCTCTTATCGACAGACAGTTTCCCGTCCAATGGAATCGAGGATAATTAGCTTCTGGCTTGTCCAAGGCCATTTGGTTCCTCAATTCCATTTGATCCAGGAAGATCTATTCCTTAACTCCATCCATCTGTCTTCATTCCTCAACCCTTAATGCCCTTCTCAAGAAAAGCCACTTGATCCTCTGTTCCAACGAGTGTCTGCTCTGTGTTTACGCTACATCTGAGGTCCGAGTGCTCATGCAACAGGGAGCCAACTGGGTTTACCACTGTGAATGGTTTTCATTGTTCCTACAGATATCGATGAATGCAAATCCTCAGCCTGTGGTGATAAGGCAACTTGTACCAACACCGAGGGCTCTTATGAGTGCAAATGCAGCGCTGGGTTTCAGGAATTGTCTGGCAACAGTGGAGGGAAGATCTGTGCAGGTGAggactttagggcctgtcccacttgtccgtcatttacgcgacaggctggtagTGACGGAACGAGCATCATCATGCGACTTCAAATATTTTTTCTGTTCTGCAAGTAGAGTCAACGTATTGACATCATTTGTTAAGTGAaacattgataaaattattgtttgCTGGAAAATTTCATTTACTTTTAAACTGTGTGAATTATTCCCAACAAACACAAATTTCTATTCCATTATAGCAGTTTGAGGGTTTGAGCACAGCTTAAGAATTAGTTTGCAAATTTTTATTTTAGATGGTGTTAGTAAAATTGTTGGTGGTTATTCaaaaaaaactaatttgtttACTAGTGTTCGTTTAGGATATAAAATCTGCAATCCTTACCTGGATGTTAACTTTTGAAACATCCATTGGTTAAGCACGGTGACGTagtcatgcgtcaccacgcgctgCACGTACGAGGTCAGGACACCTGCGTGCGACCGCAATACGCCCGCGTGCAAACGCGATACATCACACCAGATGCGCGCAAATATTTTGCACCCTGCACTATCCTGGACGCCGTGCGATACCGCCCGTAACTCCATACCCCTCTGAGCTTCTCCATGCAACCGTCCCGCGTggcccacacgctacccgtgcgtctcatcgcaacgacgaggtcgcgtaaatggcgcgcaaatgggccaagtgggacaggctttaTGTCTGCATCAAACAGGGAATAAATCCCAAGATTCAGCAGATTAGACAGTCTCTGTGGGAGGAGAGACAATGTCTCAGGTGAAACAGCCTTTGTGAGGACTGGAAATTAAGCAATGGGTGAatgaggagagatagagagagagagaaacagggaaagaaaagagagagagagagagaatgcaacagggagagaaaagagagagagagagaatgcaacagggagagaatagagagagagagagagagagagaatgcaacaGGGAGAGAAAcaataaggggcagaaaacgctagtgggagttgtgtacaggccacctaacagtagtagtggagttggggatggcatcaaacaggaaattagaaatgcgtgcaacaaaggtaaagcaGATATAAtgagtgacttcaatctacatatagattggatgaatcaaattggcaagggtgctgaggaagaggatatcTTGGAATGTaatcgggatagttttctaaaccaacatgtagaggaaccaacgagagaacaggctattctcgactgggtattgagtaatgaggaagggttagttggcagtcttgttgtgtgtggccccttgggcaagagtgaccataatatggttgttcttcattaggatggagagtgacataattaattcagaaacaagggttctgaacttaaagataggtgactttgagggtatgaggcgtgaattggccaagatagactggcaattgattcttaaagggctgACGGTGGAAAGGGCTGACGGTGGATttcaaggctgcatggatgaactacaacaattgttcatcccagtttggcaaaataatatatCAGGGAAGGtagggataacaagggaaatcagtgttagtatcaaaacaaaagataaaggactgggagaaattcagagtccaacagagggcaaaaggcttaattaggaaaggaaaaatagattatgaaataaaactggcagggaacataagggataaccagtggatgtgttatatctggactttcagaaggtttttgacaaggtcccacataagaaacatagaaagatagaaaataggtgcaggagtaggccattcggcccttcgagcctgcactgccattcaatatgatcatggctgatcatccaactcagtatcctgtacctgccttctctccataccccctgatccctttagccacaagggccacatctaagtccctcttaaatataaccaatgaacggacctcaactaccttctgtggcagagagttccagagattcaccactctctgtgtgaaaaatgtttttctcatctcgatcctaaaggatttcccctttatccttaaactgtgaccccttgtcctggacttccccaacatcgggaacaatcttcctgcatctagcctgtccaacctcttaagaattgtgtaagtttctatgagatcccccctcaatcttctaaattctagtgagtacaagccgagtctatccagcctttcgtcatgtgaaagtcctgacatcccaggaatcagtctggtgaaccatctctgtactccctccatggcaagaatggctttcctcagatttggagaccaaaactgtacgcaatactccaggtgtggtctcacgaagaccctgtacaactgcagtagaacctccctgctcctatactcaaatccttttgctatatatgccaacataccattcgcattcttcactgcctgctgcacctgcatgcctactttcaatgactggtgtaccatgacacccaggactcgttgcatctcccctttccctattcggccaccatttagataatagtctactttcctggttttgccaccaaagtgaataacctcacatttatccacattatactgcatctgccatgcatttgcccactcgcccagcctatccaagtcaccttgcagcctcctagcatcctcctcacagctaacactgccccccaggctCGTGTCATCcggaaacttggagatgttgcattcagttccctcgtccaaatcattaatatatattgtaaatagctggggtcccagcactgagccttgcggtaccccacaagtcactgcctgccattctgaaaaggacccgtttactcctactctgcttcctgtttgccagccagttctctatccacatcaatactgaacccccaataccgtgtactttaagtttgtatactaatctcttatgtgggaccttgtcaaaagccttctgaaagtccagatataacacatccactggttctcccttatccactctactagttacatcctcgaaaaattctataagattcgtcagagctgatttacctttcgtaaatccatgctgactttgtccaatgatttcaccactttccaaatgtgctgctatcccatctttaataactgactagcagtttccccactaccgatgttagactaactggtctgtaattccccgttttcttctccctccctttttaaacagtggggttacattagctaccctccaatcctcaggaactactccagaatctaaagattttgaaaaatgatcactaatgcatccactatttctggggctacttccttaagtactctgggatgcagcctatctggccctggggatttatcggcctttaatccattgaatttacctaacaccacttcccggctaacctggatttcactcagttcatccatctcatttgacccgcggtcccctgctatttccggcagattatttatgtcttccttagtgaagacggaaccaaagtagttattcaattggtctgccatggccttgttccccatgatcaactcacctgtttctgactgcaagggacctacatttgttttaactaatctctttgtcttcacatatatataaaaacctttgcagtcagtttttatgttccctgccagttttctttcataatctattttccctttcctaattaagccctttgtcctcctctgctggactcagaaatataagagattagtatacaaacttaaagcacactgtattgggggttcagtattgatatggatagagaactggctggcagacaggaagcaaagagtaggagtaaacgggtccttttcagaatgg contains:
- the LOC116981642 gene encoding epidermal growth factor-like protein 6, giving the protein MVYKHWCFQNQLTQERVKLQRMGLSNTGRCLPLMVALSCSVFMVDRSQGATCSPGSQVAPNGNNQCIDIDECNSSPCHVNATCLNTNGSYDCTCNSGFQEPARSAGKRKGLMCEGMFLSLGLVAKDSVQCPSLLALEVDGELPS